A window of Pan paniscus chromosome 10, NHGRI_mPanPan1-v2.0_pri, whole genome shotgun sequence contains these coding sequences:
- the ACVR1B gene encoding activin receptor type-1B isoform X2, protein MAESAGASSFFPLVVLLLAGSGGSGPRGVQALLCACTSCLQANYTCETDGACMVSIFNLDGMEHHVRTCIPKVELVPAGKPFYCLSSEDLRNTHCCYTDYCNRIDLRVPSGHLKEPEHPSMWGPVELVGIIAGPVFLLFLIIIIVFLVINYHQRVYHNRQRLDMEDPSCEMCLSKDKTLQDLVYDLSTSGSGSGLPLFVQRTVARTIVLQEIIGKGRFGEVWRGRWRGGDVAVKIFSSREERSWFREAEIYQTVMLRHENILGFIAADNKADCSFLTLPWEVVMVSAAPKLRSLRLQYKGGRGRARFLFPLNNGTWTQLWLVSDYHEHGSLFDYLNRYTVTIEGMIKLALSAASGLAHLHMEIVGTQGKPGIAHRDLKSKNILVKKNGMCAIADLGLAVRHDAVTDTIDIAPNQRVGTKRYMAPEVLDETINMKHFDSFKCADIYALGLVYWEIARRCNSGGVHEEYQLPYYDLVPSDPSIEEMRKVVCDQKLRPNIPNWWQSYEALRVMGKMMRECWYANGAARLTALRIKKTLSQLSVQEDVKI, encoded by the exons CTCTGCTGTGTGCGTGCACCAGCTGCCTCCAGGCCAACTACACGTGTGAGACAGATGGGGCCTGCATGGTTTCCATTTTCAATCTGGATGGGATGGAGCACCATGTGCGCACCTGCATCCCCAAAGTGGAGCTGGTCCCTGCCGGAAAGCCCTTCTACTGCCTGAGCTCGGAGGACCTGCGCAACACCCACTGCTGCTACACTGACTACTGCAACAGGATCGACTTGAGGGTGCCCAGTG GTCATCTCAAGGAGCCCGAGCACCCGTCCATGTGGGGCCCGGTGGAGCTGGTAGGCATCATCGCCGGCCCGGTGTTCCTCCTGttcctcatcatcatcattgttttCCTTGTCATTAACTATCATCAGCGTGTCTATCACAACCGCCAGAGACTGGACATGGAAGATCCCTCATGTGAGATGTGTCTCTCCAAAGACAAGACGCTCCAGGATCTTGTCTACGATCTCTCCACCTCAGGGTCTGGCTCAG GGTTACCCCTCTTTGTCCAGCGCACAGTGGCCCGAACCATCGTTTTACAAGAGATTATTGGCAAGGGTCGGTTTGGGGAAGTATGGCGGGGCCGCTGGAGGGGTGGTGATGTGGCTGTGAAAATATTCTCTTCTCGTGAAGAACGGTCTTGGTTCAGGGAAGCAGAGATATACCAGACGGTCATGCTGCGCCATGAAAACATCCTTGGATTTATTGCTGCTGACAATAAAG CAGACTGCTCATTCCTCACATTGCCGTGGGAAGTTGTAATGGTCTCTGCTGCCCCCAAGCTGAGGAGCCTTAGACTCCAATacaagggaggaaggggaagagcaaGATTTTTATTCCCACTGA ATAATGGCACCTGGACACAGCTGTGGCTTGTTTCTGACTATCATGAGCACGGGTCCCTGTTTGATTATCTGAACCGGTACACAGTGACAATTGAGGGGATGATTAAGCTGGCCTTGTCTGCTGCTAGTGGGCTGGCACACCTGCACATGGAGATCGTGGGCACCCAAG GGAAGCCTGGAATTGCTCATCGAGACTTAAAGTCAAAGAACATTCTGGTGAAGAAAAATGGCATGTGTGCCATAGCAGACCTGGGCCTGGCTGTCCGTCACGATGCAGTCACTGACACCATTGACATTGCCCCGAATCAGAGGGTGGGGACCAAACG ATACATGGCCCCTGAAGTACTTGATGAAACCATTAATATGAAACACTTTGACTCCTTTAAATGTGCTGATATTTATGCCCTCGGGCTTGTATATTGGGAGATTGCTCGAAGATGCAATTCTGGAG GAGTCCATGAAGAATATCAGCTGCCATATTACGACTTAGTGCCCTCTGACCCTTCCATTGAGGAAATGCGAAAGGTGGTATGTGATCAGAAGCTGCGTCCCAACATCCCCAACTGGTGGCAGAGTTATGAG GCGCTGCGGGTGATGGGGAAGATGATGCGAGAGTGTTGGTATGCCAACGGCGCGGCCCGCCTGACGGCCCTGCGCATCAAGAAGACCCTCTCCCAGCTCAGCGTGCAGGAAGACGTGAAGATCTAA
- the ACVR1B gene encoding activin receptor type-1B isoform X1, whose protein sequence is MAESAGASSFFPLVVLLLAGSGGSGPRGVQALLCACTSCLQANYTCETDGACMVSIFNLDGMEHHVRTCIPKVELVPAGKPFYCLSSEDLRNTHCCYTDYCNRIDLRVPSGHLKEPEHPSMWGPVELVGIIAGPVFLLFLIIIIVFLVINYHQRVYHNRQRLDMEDPSCEMCLSKDKTLQDLVYDLSTSGSGSGLPLFVQRTVARTIVLQEIIGKGRFGEVWRGRWRGGDVAVKIFSSREERSWFREAEIYQTVMLRHENILGFIAADNKDNGTWTQLWLVSDYHEHGSLFDYLNRYTVTIEGMIKLALSAASGLAHLHMEIVGTQGKPGIAHRDLKSKNILVKKNGMCAIADLGLAVRHDAVTDTIDIAPNQRVGTKRYMAPEVLDETINMKHFDSFKCADIYALGLVYWEIARRCNSGGVHEEYQLPYYDLVPSDPSIEEMRKVVCDQKLRPNIPNWWQSYEALRVMGKMMRECWYANGAARLTALRIKKTLSQLSVQEDVKI, encoded by the exons CTCTGCTGTGTGCGTGCACCAGCTGCCTCCAGGCCAACTACACGTGTGAGACAGATGGGGCCTGCATGGTTTCCATTTTCAATCTGGATGGGATGGAGCACCATGTGCGCACCTGCATCCCCAAAGTGGAGCTGGTCCCTGCCGGAAAGCCCTTCTACTGCCTGAGCTCGGAGGACCTGCGCAACACCCACTGCTGCTACACTGACTACTGCAACAGGATCGACTTGAGGGTGCCCAGTG GTCATCTCAAGGAGCCCGAGCACCCGTCCATGTGGGGCCCGGTGGAGCTGGTAGGCATCATCGCCGGCCCGGTGTTCCTCCTGttcctcatcatcatcattgttttCCTTGTCATTAACTATCATCAGCGTGTCTATCACAACCGCCAGAGACTGGACATGGAAGATCCCTCATGTGAGATGTGTCTCTCCAAAGACAAGACGCTCCAGGATCTTGTCTACGATCTCTCCACCTCAGGGTCTGGCTCAG GGTTACCCCTCTTTGTCCAGCGCACAGTGGCCCGAACCATCGTTTTACAAGAGATTATTGGCAAGGGTCGGTTTGGGGAAGTATGGCGGGGCCGCTGGAGGGGTGGTGATGTGGCTGTGAAAATATTCTCTTCTCGTGAAGAACGGTCTTGGTTCAGGGAAGCAGAGATATACCAGACGGTCATGCTGCGCCATGAAAACATCCTTGGATTTATTGCTGCTGACAATAAAG ATAATGGCACCTGGACACAGCTGTGGCTTGTTTCTGACTATCATGAGCACGGGTCCCTGTTTGATTATCTGAACCGGTACACAGTGACAATTGAGGGGATGATTAAGCTGGCCTTGTCTGCTGCTAGTGGGCTGGCACACCTGCACATGGAGATCGTGGGCACCCAAG GGAAGCCTGGAATTGCTCATCGAGACTTAAAGTCAAAGAACATTCTGGTGAAGAAAAATGGCATGTGTGCCATAGCAGACCTGGGCCTGGCTGTCCGTCACGATGCAGTCACTGACACCATTGACATTGCCCCGAATCAGAGGGTGGGGACCAAACG ATACATGGCCCCTGAAGTACTTGATGAAACCATTAATATGAAACACTTTGACTCCTTTAAATGTGCTGATATTTATGCCCTCGGGCTTGTATATTGGGAGATTGCTCGAAGATGCAATTCTGGAG GAGTCCATGAAGAATATCAGCTGCCATATTACGACTTAGTGCCCTCTGACCCTTCCATTGAGGAAATGCGAAAGGTGGTATGTGATCAGAAGCTGCGTCCCAACATCCCCAACTGGTGGCAGAGTTATGAG GCGCTGCGGGTGATGGGGAAGATGATGCGAGAGTGTTGGTATGCCAACGGCGCGGCCCGCCTGACGGCCCTGCGCATCAAGAAGACCCTCTCCCAGCTCAGCGTGCAGGAAGACGTGAAGATCTAA